ATCCGTGTCTCGCTGTCAAATTTCTTCAGTTATCTTCAGGTTCAGATTAGCAGGGTCCTGAGCCTGACACCGAGTCCTCCTCGATCGACCGTCTCCTACCTGGACTGGACTCTCGTTCACTCCCCATGGCCGGAGAAGATCCACTCCGCCGGGACGCCGGATTCCTCCTCCCTTTCAACTCGGACTATACAACTCCGACACAAACCCCCTACTCCAGGAACACGGGGCAAGATGCTATAAAGGGTCAGCCGATCCCCTCAACTTCCTCCTCACATCGCAGCGCGAGACCAAGGATCCAAGGATCGTTTACCCACTTTCCCAAAGAAAACAATCGAATCGAATCGACTCAAACGCACGTCCCATCCCATGGCGAGCCAGGGCGACGCGAGCGGGAAAAAGGACTACTCCACGGCGATCCTGGAGAGGAAGAAGTCGCCGAACCGGCTGGTGGTCGACGAGGCGACCAACGACGAGAACTCCACCGTCGCCCTGCACCCGGACACCATGGACAGCCTCGAGCTCTTCCACGGCGACATCGTCCTGCTTAAGGGCAAGAAGCGGAAGGACACGGTCTGCATTCTGCTTCCAGACGACACCTGCGACAAGACCAAGGTCCGGATGAACAAGGTCGTCCGGAAGAACCTGAGGGTCCGGCTGGGCGACGTCGTCTCCGTCCATCAGTGCCCGGACGTCAAATACGGGAAGCGTGTCCACGTACTCCCCGTCGACGACACCGTCGAAGGGATCGCCGGAAACCTGTTCGAAGCCTTCCTGAGACCCTACTTCCTCGAGGCCTATCGTCCTCTCAGGAAAGGAGACCTGTTCCTGGTGAGAGGCGGCATGACGAGCGTGGAGTTCAAGGTTGTGGAGACCGACCCCGCGGAGTACTGCATCGTCGCCTCTGACACGGAGATATTCTGTGACGGCGAGCCTGTCAAGCGGGAGGACGAGGAGAGGCTCGACGACGTCGGCTACGACGATGTCGGCGGAGTCAGGAAGCAGATGGCCCAGATCAGAGAGCTGGTTGAGCTCCCACTGCGCCACCCCCAGCTGTTCAAGTGCATCGGTGTGAAGCCTCCAAAGGGCATCCTGCTGTATGGGCCACCTGGGACCGGCAAGACCCTCATTGCCAGAGCTGTGGCTAATGAAACAGGCGCCTTCTTCTTCCTGATCAATGGCCCGGAGATCATGTCGAAGATGGCCGGAGAGAGCGAGAGCAACCTCAGGAAGGCGTTTGAAGAGGCCGAGAAGAATGCGCCGGCCATCATCTTCATCGATGAGATCGATTCCATAGCACCAAAGAGAGACAAGACCAACGGAGAGGTCGAAAGGCGTATCGTTTCGCAGCTGCTCACTCTCATGGATGGGCTTAAGTCCCGTGCACATGTTATTGTCATGGGCGCTACCAACCGCCCAAACAGCATCGACCCTGCTCTCAGAAGGTTTGGGAGGTTTGACCGGGAGATCGACATTGGAGTCCCCGATGAAGTTGGGCGGCTTGAGGTTCTTCGGATTCACACCAAAAACATGAAGCTAGCTGAAGATGTTGAACTGGAGCATGTCTCGAGGGACACTCATGGGTATGTCGGCGCTGATCTCGCCGCCCTTTGTACCGAGGCTGCTCTCCAGTGCATTCGCGAGAAGATGGATGTTATCGACCTCGAGGATGACACCATTGATGCGGAGATACTGAATTCTATGGCTGTCACCAACGACCATTTCAAGATTGCACTAGGGACAAGCAACCCTTCCGCCCTTCGTGAAACTGTCGTGGAAGTTCCAAATGTCTCTTGGGAAGATATTGGCGGTCTGGAGGGTGTCAAAAGGGACCTGCAGGAGACCGTCCAGTATCCGGTGGAGTACCCAGAGAAGTTTGAGAAGTTTGGCATGTCTCCCTCCAAAGGTGTTCTGTTCTACGGCCCTCCGGGCTGTGGCAAGACCTTGTTGGCCAAGGCGATTGCTAATGAGTGCCAGGCTAACTTCATCAGCATCAAAGGACCGGAGCTGCTTACCATGTGGTTTGGTGAGAGCGAGGCCAATGTGCGTGAGATTTTCGACAAGGCCAGGGGGTCGGCACCATGTGTCCTCTTCTTCGATGAGCTCGACTCGATTGCCACCCAGAGAGGAAACAGTGTAGGCGATGCCGGAGGTGCCGCTGATAGGGTGCTGAACCAGCTTCTCACCGAGATGGACGGAATGAATGCCAAGAAAACCGTGTTCATCATCGGCGCCACCAACAGGCCAGACATCATAGACCCTGCCTTGCTTAGGCCGGGGCGCCTTGATCAGCTTATCTACATTCCTCTGCCTGACGTTGAATCCAGGCTCCAGATCTTCAGGGCCTGCCTTAGGAAGTCTCCTGTGGCCAAGGACGTCGACCTGAATGCGCTCGCCAAATACACGCAAGGGTTCAGCGGCGCAGACATCACGGAAATCTGCCAGCGTGCGTGCAAATACGCCATCAGAGAGAACATTGAGAAGGACATGGAAAAGGAGAGGCGGCTGAAGGAAAACCCTGAAGCCATGGAGGAAGACGAGGTGGACGAGATCAAGGCTGCTCACTTCGAGGAGAGCATGAGATATGCACGCCGGAGTGTGAGCGACGCTGATATTCGCAAATACCAGGCCTTTGCTCAGACGCTGCAGCAGTCCCGCGGTTTCGGCAGTGAGTTCCGGTTCGCTGATCAGCCAGCAACAGGCACTACCGCCGTGACAGATCCTTTCGCATCCTCTGCCACGGCAGCTGAAGAAGATGATTTGTATAGTTAAATTGTCTGTTGTGTTTTGTACTTACTGTATTATATTAGGAGTATGCATCTATAAGACATAGGAAGATCATGTAATCATATTTTTAAGTGCAGTGTTGTGATATATATAATGAAGATTGTATCCTCcaaatgaaagaaaaaaaacattttTCTCCTATTCCAGTCTGCGTGGCAAGTATATATCCATTGGCCTGTGGTACAATTCTCTTGTTCTCTACAGGCAGGCCGCATCAAGGGTATTAGCAATTTAGCATTATATGTGATGCTATTTCTTCTTCTTTTAAATGTACTAGTTCAGTTTCGCTTCGGTATCTTAATAAACCTTCTGTTATGCTGCATGATTACCTCTACTGAGAAGTGCCAGAGCCTCACCAGAATGTTGACAAATTAGTTTAGATGAAAGGCTCTGCAATGCACCAATACCAAATTTTGGATTCTCCAACAAAGTAACTGAAATAATCTGTTGATTAGTACCTGGTTTGGCATCTGTCCCCCTAGCTGTTCAGTATTGGCCCCTTTACCACATCCGCAATCAACAGCGCTCCACGAATTCTGAAGCGTGGGATGGCCGTACTCTCAAGCTTAACTTGAAAGGAATTTTACCCCAGCTGTGATGAAGTTTTGGTATGAGCTAGAGCAGATTGCTAGGCATTAACCAGGCCAATGTCATGGTTGCCCTGAAAGATCTGGCAGTATACCAACAGCGGAGTTTACTCAACCAGCTCCATAGAGCTCTctctaaactaatataagatcttttagatcactactttaatgatctaaaagatcttatattagtttacagagggagtgactcgagcctttatttcttccatataGAAAATACAAGTCCCTTCAGAAGTTGAGGTTTTAGTATCTCATAACAAAATGATGACCATGGGCAATCTGAAAAGGGGAAACCTGATCTTGTCTTTTGTTCAGAAACTGAAACTGTGCATCCATCACCTGCTCTTTGATTGTGTAGTTGTTGTTCTCAAAAAAGGATTGTGTAGTTACTACTAACAATATCTTGGAAATTATCCTTTTCTGGCTCTACACTGGGCATTGATTATGAACTTGTGGCTAAGTTTTGGGTTTCTGATGAATATGAAAAATTAGAAACGGCCTCGTTTTAAACCATGTTGTTTGGATGGATATCAAACAGGTGTGGTGGCTAAAAGAACACAGATGCTTCCAGTCTCCACATCCACTTGAAACCGCTGCAAATTGGATTGGAGTGATGCCTTCAGGCTTTGGAGGGAGCTGGAGGCTCtaaacctggcctctctcaaccaGCACAGGCTGAATTCCTCTCTGACCATCTGCTCTGCTGGGGAGTCGTTCTGGGCTCAAGATTTCAGATCCGCCACCAACCCCATTTGCTCCTGGATTCCCTCAACACCTACCCTGCTGGAGTTGAAGTGAATCCCAAAGAGCTTCCACATTTTCTAAACATTAAACACAGGTTTCTCCACAAGCTAAATAAGCACCGTTTGTATAATAAGCAACCAGCTTACTGGTAATTTCAAGAGACAATTCAAGTAAATAGGATCACAAGTTCACAGCAGCTTCTCACACCAACCCGATCGATTTATTTCTTTATTCCTTCCTTCTGGGTAAAATGAAATATGGTAATGGAATGAATTGTTACATTGTAATTGTATCCATGTTACACACCAGTCTCAACTACTCAACTGGCACCAAAAATAACTTTGGACATTCCTCGAGTCCTTGGCGACTGCCATCACGCCCACATGCTTGAATGATAAATTTCAGGCTGGTGACTTCATCAGGAACTTGGAGGTCTGACACATAGAAAGCTTCAACAGTTGCGACGCCAAGAAAGCTTCTGGAAGCCTTGGCACTTGAATCCGCAATCAACTTCTCCACATATATGTTATACTTCATGAACGATGCTTGATGGCTGGTATTCAGCTTCCAGCTAATTTTCAGACTCAGAAGCTTAGATGTGTTGGAATTATTTGACCAAGAGATGTACTTGCCTTCAGTCACCCATGATTCTGCTGAAGGGAACTGTGTGTTTTCGTCCATGTTCCGGATGCTTATGTGGCCCAGTGATGCATGGTAAGGCCACGACCTATTTGCATCTTCCTCTGAGCTTTCATCTTCATCTGCTTCCGAATTGATTTTGCCACTAGTTTTCAGTGTGCAGACGATGTTGATGCCAATCAATGTGTAGCTGGCACTGGACTGGACAGTTGCTCGGTAGATGACCCAGTTTTGGTTATCTGGAGCATGTGGTTCTACCTTATCAGATTGAACATAGGAGCTGTACAAGCGATGCTGTTTCTTTCTACTGAATGTCACTATGTCCTCTGCAATGAGAATTGAGGTATTCTCCTTGTTTCTGGATGAAAAGTCTAGGGACAATCCTAGATCAGAGTTTGCTTCAGCGTTGACCTGAATCAATCACCAGGAAGGAACTTTTGTCATTTTGCTGAGAAGAAAAGAGCTTATTGAAAAAGCAGATCAGTAAGGTAAGGGtgtgcatgtagtgttagcatggACATACTTTTCCTTGGCACTTAGGGACCTCGTGTCAATGTTATTAATAAATAACAAGAAACATTTGTGTAGTGTGATTGGGAGTGAAGTGAATGATCAGTTGGAAGATATTTTCTCACCGAATAAAAGAGATGTACATATCCATCTTCCATGGAAAGTCCTCCATTAAAAAGCTGCTCTGAGAAAATTGCATTCTGCCTGAGACTTCCTTGGACTGTCACACAATCCCCTCCACTGTACGGATCATCCTTGAAACTATGCATCAACCAGCGAAATATGGTCATAAATTGGAAAAGGCTGTAGAAGTGATAATATGACATGTATATAGAAGGAAAATAAAGATTGCGTGCTCGGTGGTAAGACACATAAAGGAAGCACAAGTTCAATTAGCACAACAAATAACAAACAGCCAGTCTGCTTGCCCAACAAAGTAGTACGCCTTTCTAGTTCTAGCATAAGAAATGGAAAATAATAAGAATGCAAGGCACACATATTTATATCTAAACTTAACGGTGAGCTTACTTGATAGAAGTTCGTACTGGTGGTTGAACTTCATCTCCAGTGTACTTAAGCATAGGCTGGTAAAGAAGGGGCCATATGACACGTTAGTTCAGGATGGGTTGACAAAGAAGTTGCAGCAATTTTTAGAGGTGGGCACAGGCAATGGCATTTTTCAAACATAGTTTCACCCCTGCAGTTTAAACTCTTTCTGGTAACATATCATATTTTATAGAGGTGCAGAGAAAGAAGTGCTAAATGATCAATGTATCACTCAGGTAGGAAATTTCAATTCAAACCATGCAACACAGCATGTATAAGGTGCTTTTAGATTTAATCATTTTGTGTCAAGGTGTAGAGTGTGAACATGTATGTAAAAGACATGATCCATCAGGATCTGTTGGCAGTATAGTACCTGAAAACTCTGGCAAGAAATATTGTTCCATGGATCACCTGAGATTTGTAGACCTTCAGAGGAGACCTTGTAACCATGACCCTGGAGGAAAGCAAAAGTTTAAAGCCatttaatataaaaatataaaaaggaGAATATACTATTCCACTAGGTAAACTCAGTATTAGGTATCAATTGTTGCATATCAAATCATTGCACATTGTGCTAATATTGGCACTGTAAATATATACTTAAAGTGATAAAGCAGTATATATATTACCACACTGTAGTATATGAGACATGGCTATAAGTACACCTGCTGAACAAGTAGATTGAATAATGAGCACTTAGGAACTACTACTAGAACATGGACGGTTTAAATAGCTATTCATTCTAAAAAGTCAGCATCGAGAATCACTGTATCGTCATTCCTGGGGTTAGAGGTTTTGTAAAGCACTTCAACATCATATGACATGcctaagatgcagattcgatcattAATTATATTCTGAGTATGGTTATGTACTGACTTCTGCAGCCAGTATAATTGATAACAATATTCTGATAATTAATGCTACAGTAATAATCACTGGAGATGTACCTGATCAAAATCTGAGTAGAAGGGTAATCGTTTTGGATAGCTCCGAGGAACATCCCATGATTTTTCAACGAGGCCCCACCAGCTGCACTATTACTGGGTGAATACTTCCAAAAAGTATATCAGAACTTAGGAGAGTGTTAGCAGTACGTTACCGATTTTGTGCACTCTGAAAGTCAGGCTGTTGCTTAGTTTCATATATCCATCCAGGAGCAAATATGGCAGTTGAGACATCATCTTTTTTAAGTAGATCAAGGGCAACATTTGTCTAGCAAAATAGATAGTTGACAGTTTAATAGAATGCATTTGCATTCGTGCAAAATAGTTAGAAAGGCTGATCTACTACATTACTGTAGCATTCAATCAATGTTGTATAGCCAGCATGTTTTACAACACTTGAGCATTCAGCATTGGAGTATGTATCTATTTAACACTTAAT
This DNA window, taken from Triticum aestivum cultivar Chinese Spring chromosome 1D, IWGSC CS RefSeq v2.1, whole genome shotgun sequence, encodes the following:
- the LOC123181709 gene encoding cytosolic endo-beta-N-acetylglucosaminidase 1, whose translation is MPFSLRRLLRLLRDIMTLPAADDAAVSEGERRQWEPPFDASRPAPPISYPITDLAALASRSYLSEDSNFHLPFNRASTPLPSPGAPLPPRRRLLVCHDFQGGYRDDAAPQGGANPDAYALWHWHLVDVFVYFSHYLVTLPPPCWTNAAHLHGVKVLGTFITEWDKGAEICREMFATQDSAQMYAERLAELAAALGFDGWLINIEVKLDIQFIDNLKEFVNHLTKRMHAAVPGSLVIWYDAITVGGDLDWQDKLNEHNKPFFDLCDGLFVNYTWKEKYPRDSAAAAGDRKYDVYMGIDVFGRNTFGGGKWNTNVALDLLKKDDVSTAIFAPGWIYETKQQPDFQSAQNRWWGLVEKSWDVPRSYPKRLPFYSDFDQGHGYKVSSEGLQISGDPWNNISCQSFQPMLKYTGDEVQPPVRTSINFKDDPYSGGDCVTVQGSLRQNAIFSEQLFNGGLSMEDGYVHLFYSVNAEANSDLGLSLDFSSRNKENTSILIAEDIVTFSRKKQHRLYSSYVQSDKVEPHAPDNQNWVIYRATVQSSASYTLIGINIVCTLKTSGKINSEADEDESSEEDANRSWPYHASLGHISIRNMDENTQFPSAESWVTEGKYISWSNNSNTSKLLSLKISWKLNTSHQASFMKYNIYVEKLIADSSAKASRSFLGVATVEAFYVSDLQVPDEVTSLKFIIQACGRDGSRQGLEECPKLFLVPVE
- the LOC123181708 gene encoding cell division control protein 48 homolog E-like, with protein sequence MASQGDASGKKDYSTAILERKKSPNRLVVDEATNDENSTVALHPDTMDSLELFHGDIVLLKGKKRKDTVCILLPDDTCDKTKVRMNKVVRKNLRVRLGDVVSVHQCPDVKYGKRVHVLPVDDTVEGIAGNLFEAFLRPYFLEAYRPLRKGDLFLVRGGMTSVEFKVVETDPAEYCIVASDTEIFCDGEPVKREDEERLDDVGYDDVGGVRKQMAQIRELVELPLRHPQLFKCIGVKPPKGILLYGPPGTGKTLIARAVANETGAFFFLINGPEIMSKMAGESESNLRKAFEEAEKNAPAIIFIDEIDSIAPKRDKTNGEVERRIVSQLLTLMDGLKSRAHVIVMGATNRPNSIDPALRRFGRFDREIDIGVPDEVGRLEVLRIHTKNMKLAEDVELEHVSRDTHGYVGADLAALCTEAALQCIREKMDVIDLEDDTIDAEILNSMAVTNDHFKIALGTSNPSALRETVVEVPNVSWEDIGGLEGVKRDLQETVQYPVEYPEKFEKFGMSPSKGVLFYGPPGCGKTLLAKAIANECQANFISIKGPELLTMWFGESEANVREIFDKARGSAPCVLFFDELDSIATQRGNSVGDAGGAADRVLNQLLTEMDGMNAKKTVFIIGATNRPDIIDPALLRPGRLDQLIYIPLPDVESRLQIFRACLRKSPVAKDVDLNALAKYTQGFSGADITEICQRACKYAIRENIEKDMEKERRLKENPEAMEEDEVDEIKAAHFEESMRYARRSVSDADIRKYQAFAQTLQQSRGFGSEFRFADQPATGTTAVTDPFASSATAAEEDDLYS